The following proteins are co-located in the Streptomyces bottropensis ATCC 25435 genome:
- a CDS encoding acetolactate synthase large subunit, protein MTEQATGAHHPQPRPRSGGPSTPVEHVTGAQSLIRSLEEVGADTVFGIPGGTILPAYDPMMDSKRVRHVLVRHEQGAGHAATGYAQATGKVGVCMATSGPGATNLVTPIADAHMDSVPLVAITGQVVSKAIGTDAFQEADIVGITMPITKHSFLVTKAEGIPRAIAQAFHIASTGRPGPVLVDIPKDILQAKTTFSWPPTMDLPGYRPVTKPHAKQIREAAKLITAANRPVLYVGGGVLKAHATAELKVLAELTGAPVTTTLMALGAFPDSHPQHLGMPGMHGSVAAVTALQKADLIVALGARFDDRVTGKLDSFAPFAKIVHADIDPAEIGKNRAADVPIVGDAREVIADLVQAVQREHSESGPGEAEGPRYAAWWKDLNRWRETYPLGYDQPGDGSLSPQHVIERIGQLAPEGTIFTAGVGQHQMWAAHFIQYEKPATWLNSGGAGTMGYAVPAAMGAKAGAPANTVWAIDGDGCFQMTNQELTTCALNNIPIKVAIINNGALGMVRQWQTLFYNQRYSNTVLHSGPDDVNPNARGTRVPDFVKLSEAMGCYAIRCESPDDLDKVIEEANSINDRPVVVDFVVHEDAMVWPMVAAGTSNDTIMAARDVRPDFGDNEDD, encoded by the coding sequence ATGACCGAGCAGGCCACCGGGGCCCACCATCCGCAGCCGCGGCCCCGATCCGGAGGACCGTCCACCCCCGTCGAGCACGTCACGGGTGCGCAGTCCCTCATCCGCTCTCTCGAGGAGGTCGGGGCCGACACGGTGTTCGGCATTCCCGGGGGCACCATCCTGCCGGCGTACGACCCGATGATGGACTCCAAGCGGGTGCGCCACGTGCTGGTCCGTCACGAGCAGGGCGCCGGCCACGCGGCCACCGGTTACGCGCAGGCCACCGGCAAGGTCGGGGTGTGCATGGCGACCTCCGGGCCGGGCGCCACCAACCTGGTCACCCCGATCGCGGACGCGCACATGGACTCCGTGCCGCTCGTCGCGATCACCGGGCAGGTCGTGTCGAAGGCGATCGGCACGGACGCCTTCCAGGAGGCGGACATCGTCGGCATCACCATGCCGATCACCAAGCACAGCTTCCTGGTCACCAAGGCGGAGGGCATCCCCCGGGCGATCGCGCAGGCGTTCCACATCGCCTCCACCGGCCGCCCGGGACCGGTCCTGGTCGACATCCCCAAGGACATCCTCCAGGCGAAGACCACCTTCAGCTGGCCGCCCACCATGGATCTGCCCGGCTACCGGCCCGTCACCAAGCCGCACGCCAAGCAGATCCGCGAGGCCGCCAAGTTGATCACCGCCGCCAACCGGCCCGTCCTGTACGTCGGAGGCGGTGTCCTCAAGGCGCACGCGACCGCCGAGCTGAAGGTGCTGGCCGAGCTGACCGGCGCGCCCGTCACGACCACCCTGATGGCGCTCGGCGCGTTCCCCGACAGCCACCCGCAGCACCTGGGCATGCCCGGGATGCACGGCTCCGTGGCCGCCGTCACCGCACTGCAGAAGGCCGACCTGATCGTCGCCCTCGGCGCCCGCTTCGACGACCGCGTCACCGGCAAGCTGGACAGCTTCGCGCCGTTCGCGAAGATCGTCCACGCGGACATCGACCCGGCCGAGATCGGCAAGAACCGTGCCGCCGACGTCCCGATCGTGGGTGACGCCCGCGAGGTCATCGCCGACCTGGTCCAGGCGGTGCAGAGGGAGCACAGCGAGAGCGGACCGGGCGAGGCCGAGGGCCCCCGCTACGCGGCCTGGTGGAAGGACCTCAACCGCTGGCGCGAGACCTACCCGCTCGGCTACGACCAGCCGGGCGACGGCTCGCTCTCCCCGCAGCACGTCATCGAGCGCATCGGACAGCTCGCCCCCGAGGGCACGATCTTCACGGCGGGCGTCGGCCAGCACCAGATGTGGGCCGCCCACTTCATCCAGTACGAGAAGCCTGCCACCTGGCTGAACTCCGGCGGCGCCGGAACGATGGGGTACGCGGTCCCAGCCGCCATGGGTGCCAAGGCCGGAGCCCCGGCCAACACCGTCTGGGCGATCGACGGCGACGGCTGCTTCCAGATGACCAACCAGGAACTCACCACCTGCGCCCTGAACAACATCCCGATCAAGGTCGCCATCATCAACAACGGCGCCCTCGGGATGGTCCGCCAGTGGCAGACCCTGTTCTACAACCAGCGCTACTCCAACACCGTCCTGCACAGCGGCCCGGACGACGTCAACCCCAACGCCCGCGGCACCCGCGTCCCCGACTTCGTGAAGCTGTCGGAGGCCATGGGCTGCTACGCGATCCGCTGCGAGTCCCCGGACGACCTCGACAAGGTCATCGAGGAGGCGAACTCGATCAACGACCGTCCGGTCGTCGTCGACTTCGTCGTGCACGAGGACGCGATGGTGTGGCCGATGGTCGCCGCCGGCACCTCGAACGACACCATCATGGCCGCCCGTGACGTCCGCCCCGACTTCGGCGACAACGAAGACGACTGA
- the ilvN gene encoding acetolactate synthase small subunit: MSKHTLSVLVENTPGILARIAALFSRRGFNIDSLAVGVTEHPEISRITIVVTVVEELPLEQVTKQLNKLVNVLKIVELEPGSAVQRELVLVKVRADNETRSQIVEIVQLFRAKTVDVSPEAVTIEATGSSDKLTAMLKMLEPFGIKELVQSGTIAIGRGSRSITDRSLRALDRSA, translated from the coding sequence ATGTCCAAGCACACGCTCTCCGTCCTGGTGGAGAACACCCCCGGCATCCTGGCCCGGATCGCCGCGCTGTTCTCCCGTCGCGGCTTCAACATCGACTCGCTCGCGGTCGGTGTCACCGAGCACCCCGAGATCTCCCGTATCACCATCGTGGTGACGGTGGTCGAGGAACTGCCCCTGGAGCAGGTGACGAAGCAGCTCAACAAGCTCGTCAACGTCCTGAAGATCGTCGAGCTGGAACCGGGCTCCGCCGTTCAGCGGGAACTCGTTCTGGTGAAGGTGCGCGCCGACAACGAGACGCGCTCCCAGATCGTCGAGATCGTCCAGCTGTTCCGCGCCAAGACCGTCGACGTCTCCCCGGAGGCCGTCACCATCGAGGCCACCGGGTCCAGCGACAAGCTGACCGCCATGCTCAAGATGCTGGAGCCGTTCGGCATCAAGGAACTGGTCCAGTCCGGCACGATCGCGATCGGCCGCGGCTCCCGTTCGATCACGGACCGCTCGCTACGCGCCCTGGACCGTTCGGCCTGA
- the ilvC gene encoding ketol-acid reductoisomerase, producing MAELFYDADADLSIIQGRKVAVIGYGSQGHAHALSLRDSGADVRVGLHEGSKSKAKAEEQGLRVVTPAEAAAEADVIMILVPDPIQAQVYEDHIKDNLNDGDALFFGHGLNIRFGFIKPPAGVDVCMVAPKGPGHLVRRQYEEGRGVPCIAAVEQDATGNAFALALSYAKGIGGTRAGVIKTTFTEETETDLFGEQAVLCGGTAALVKAGFETLTEAGYQPEIAYFECLHELKLIVDLMYEGGLEKMRWSISETAEWGDYVTGPRIITDATKAEMKKVLAEIQDGTFAQAWMDEYHGGLKKYNEYKTQDSEHLLETTGKELRKLMSWVNDEEA from the coding sequence GTGGCCGAGCTGTTCTACGACGCCGACGCCGACCTGTCCATCATCCAGGGCCGCAAGGTCGCGGTCATCGGTTACGGCAGCCAGGGCCACGCCCACGCGCTGTCCCTGCGCGACTCGGGTGCGGACGTCCGCGTCGGTCTGCACGAGGGCTCCAAGTCCAAGGCGAAGGCCGAGGAGCAGGGCCTGCGCGTGGTGACTCCGGCGGAGGCCGCCGCCGAGGCCGACGTCATCATGATCCTCGTCCCGGACCCGATCCAGGCGCAGGTCTACGAGGACCACATCAAGGACAACCTGAACGACGGCGACGCGCTGTTCTTCGGCCACGGCCTGAACATCCGCTTCGGCTTCATCAAGCCCCCGGCCGGCGTCGACGTCTGCATGGTCGCCCCCAAGGGCCCCGGCCACCTCGTCCGCCGCCAGTACGAGGAGGGCCGCGGCGTTCCGTGTATCGCCGCCGTCGAGCAGGACGCGACCGGCAACGCCTTCGCGCTGGCGCTGTCGTACGCCAAGGGCATCGGTGGCACCCGCGCGGGTGTCATCAAGACGACCTTCACCGAGGAGACCGAGACCGACCTGTTCGGTGAGCAGGCCGTGCTCTGCGGTGGTACGGCCGCCCTGGTCAAGGCCGGTTTCGAGACGCTGACCGAGGCCGGCTACCAGCCGGAGATCGCGTACTTCGAGTGCCTGCACGAGCTGAAGCTGATCGTCGACCTCATGTACGAGGGCGGCCTGGAGAAGATGCGCTGGTCGATCTCCGAGACCGCCGAGTGGGGCGACTACGTCACCGGCCCCCGCATCATCACGGACGCCACCAAGGCCGAGATGAAGAAGGTCCTCGCCGAGATCCAGGACGGCACCTTCGCCCAGGCGTGGATGGACGAGTACCACGGTGGTCTGAAGAAGTACAACGAGTACAAGACCCAGGACTCCGAGCACCTGCTGGAGACCACGGGCAAGGAGCTGCGCAAGCTCATGAGCTGGGTCAACGACGAAGAGGCGTGA
- the serA gene encoding phosphoglycerate dehydrogenase has protein sequence MSAKPVVLIAEELSPATVDALGPDFEIRNVNGADRAELLPAIADVDAILIRSATKVDAEAIAAAKKLKVVARAGVGLDNVDVSAATKAGVMVVNAPTSNIVTAAELACGLLLATARHIPQANTALKNGEWKRSKYTGVELAEKTLGVVGLGRIGALVAQRMSAFGMKVVAYDPYVQPARAAQMGVKVLSLDELLEVSDFITVHLPKTPETVGLIGAEALQKVKPSVRIVNAARGGIVDEAALYSALKEGRVAGAGLDVYAKEPCTDSPLFELDEVVCTPHLGASTDEAQEKAGIAVARSVRLALAGELVPDAVNVQGGVIAEDVKPGLPLAEKLGRIFTALAGEVAVRLDVEVYGEITQHDVKVLELSALKGVFEDVVDETVSYVNAPLFAQERGVEVRLTTSSESPDHRNVVTVRGTLGSGEEVSVSGTLAGPKHHQKIVAVGEYDVDLALADHMVVLSYVDRPGVVGTVGRVFGEAGINIAGMQVARSAAGGEALAVLTVDDTVPPVVLAEVAEEIGATSARSVNLV, from the coding sequence GTGAGCGCGAAACCAGTCGTACTGATCGCTGAAGAGCTGTCGCCCGCCACCGTCGACGCGTTGGGCCCGGACTTCGAGATCCGGAACGTCAACGGAGCGGACCGAGCCGAACTGCTCCCGGCCATCGCCGACGTCGACGCCATCCTGATCCGCTCGGCCACCAAGGTCGACGCCGAGGCGATCGCCGCCGCGAAGAAGCTGAAGGTCGTCGCGCGCGCCGGCGTCGGCCTGGACAACGTGGACGTCTCCGCCGCCACCAAGGCCGGCGTGATGGTCGTCAACGCCCCCACCTCGAACATCGTGACCGCCGCCGAGCTGGCCTGCGGTCTGCTCCTCGCCACCGCCCGCCACATCCCGCAGGCGAACACGGCGCTGAAGAACGGCGAGTGGAAGCGCAGCAAGTACACGGGCGTGGAGCTGGCCGAGAAGACCCTCGGCGTCGTCGGCCTCGGCCGCATCGGCGCCCTGGTGGCCCAGCGCATGTCCGCCTTCGGCATGAAGGTCGTCGCCTACGACCCCTACGTGCAGCCCGCGCGGGCCGCCCAGATGGGCGTCAAGGTCCTGTCGCTGGACGAGCTGCTGGAGGTCTCCGACTTCATCACCGTCCACCTGCCGAAGACTCCCGAGACGGTCGGTCTGATCGGCGCCGAGGCGCTGCAGAAGGTCAAGCCCTCGGTGCGCATCGTCAACGCCGCGCGCGGCGGGATCGTCGACGAGGCCGCCCTGTACTCGGCGCTCAAGGAGGGCCGGGTCGCGGGCGCGGGCCTCGACGTGTACGCCAAGGAGCCCTGCACCGACTCGCCGCTGTTCGAGCTGGACGAGGTCGTCTGCACCCCGCACCTCGGTGCCTCCACCGACGAGGCACAGGAGAAGGCGGGCATCGCGGTGGCGCGGTCCGTGCGGCTCGCCCTCGCCGGTGAACTGGTCCCGGACGCGGTGAACGTGCAGGGCGGGGTCATCGCCGAGGACGTCAAGCCCGGTCTGCCGCTCGCCGAGAAGCTCGGCCGCATCTTCACCGCGCTGGCCGGTGAGGTCGCGGTCCGCCTCGACGTCGAGGTGTACGGCGAGATCACCCAGCACGACGTGAAGGTGCTGGAGCTGTCCGCGCTCAAGGGCGTCTTCGAGGACGTCGTCGACGAGACCGTGTCGTACGTCAACGCTCCGCTGTTCGCGCAGGAGCGTGGCGTCGAGGTGCGGCTGACCACCAGCTCCGAGTCGCCCGACCACCGCAATGTCGTCACCGTGCGCGGCACGCTCGGCAGCGGTGAGGAGGTGTCGGTGTCCGGCACGCTCGCCGGGCCGAAGCACCACCAGAAGATCGTCGCGGTCGGTGAGTACGACGTGGACCTCGCGCTGGCCGACCACATGGTCGTCCTCAGCTACGTCGACCGGCCCGGTGTCGTCGGCACCGTCGGTCGCGTCTTCGGCGAGGCCGGGATCAACATCGCCGGCATGCAGGTCGCGCGGTCCGCGGCGGGCGGGGAGGCGCTGGCGGTGCTGACGGTGGACGACACCGTTCCCCCGGTGGTGCTCGCCGAGGTCGCCGAGGAGATCGGCGCGACGTCGGCGCGGTCGGTCAACCTGGTCTGA
- a CDS encoding helix-turn-helix transcriptional regulator encodes MAQSIVYAPFVGRDSEMARLRDVLDRAGAGEPRAVLVAGDAGVGKSRTLAEAAAYATRNGTVVFTGHCVDLGDVGLPYLPFTEILGALAADERFAPLLQAHPATGRLLGGGTDGGDRLQLFEGIAALLTDLAETTPALLVLEDLHWADQSSRDLLRFLLSRGVLQRPTPGVAPHRLAVFASYRADDLHRRHPLRPLLAELVRLPAVERLELRPMPDKEVARLVRSLRAEPLSEATIGRIVERAEGNAFYAEELLAATADEPGAVLPSGLADLLLIRIEQLPGAAQQVLRTAAVAGRRVGHDLLREAVQLPDEELESALREAVGRQLLLPGEGSTYEFRHALTREAVYTDLLPGERARLHGVFAKLLARRGRPGESAERAHHSRESHDLADALTASVEAADHAHGIGAPAEELRHLEAALDLWSSVECGALPRDLDTVTLTLRASSAAARAGENHRAVSLSRSALAGAGPDAGSELAARVRYTLAGDLMRVDNLEAAFRYSSEALAMIPAEPPSRTWVWAAATHVMAARYVGEDEEAGRVAQAALGVAGRLGLADAEADLIVSVVGLDPRSNRRTRAGRARLKDARELAGRAGNVPVEMRALFNLAVGCFESGDLDECLGWLSEGLDRAGRTGLLSSPYPVEMRYLHSLCLYTLGRWDECVRSAAEADRLPVAGGYAVGPALYVGLARGDEGAAERARALLDGPPDFMTCLVGGIVLTEAALLRHDPEAAVAQYRSSVATLTELAGVRPDATVRLAALTLGAIADAVARRRSAGDEEGVRRWAATGEELVRAARVTAAEGEDGGRQGPEGLAWLSRAEAEWTRVRTGPDVEAWRTVVDAFAFGDPYERARCRLRLAEALAQAGEREEAGAEARAVGETADRLGAVALRADLDDLVRRGRLARAPAAGAVPALTAREGDVLRLLALGRTNRQIGDELFITGKTASVHVSNILAKLGAASRTEAVAIAYREGLITAG; translated from the coding sequence GTGGCTCAGAGCATCGTGTACGCGCCGTTCGTCGGGCGGGACTCCGAGATGGCCCGGCTGAGGGACGTGCTGGACCGGGCCGGGGCCGGGGAGCCCCGGGCCGTGCTGGTCGCGGGGGACGCGGGGGTCGGCAAGAGCCGGACCCTCGCGGAGGCCGCGGCGTACGCGACGCGCAACGGCACCGTCGTGTTCACCGGCCACTGCGTGGACCTCGGCGACGTCGGACTGCCCTATCTGCCGTTCACCGAGATCCTCGGCGCCCTGGCCGCGGACGAGCGGTTCGCGCCGCTCCTTCAGGCGCACCCGGCGACCGGCCGTCTCCTCGGCGGCGGAACCGACGGCGGCGACCGGCTCCAGCTCTTCGAGGGCATCGCCGCCCTGCTGACGGACCTCGCCGAGACGACCCCCGCCCTGCTCGTGCTGGAGGACCTGCACTGGGCCGACCAGTCCTCACGGGACCTGCTGCGTTTCCTGCTCAGCCGGGGCGTCCTCCAGCGCCCCACCCCAGGCGTGGCGCCCCACCGCCTCGCCGTCTTCGCGTCCTACCGCGCCGACGACCTGCACCGCCGCCACCCGCTGCGCCCGCTGCTCGCCGAACTGGTGCGGCTGCCCGCCGTGGAGCGGCTGGAGTTGCGGCCGATGCCGGACAAGGAGGTCGCCCGGCTGGTGCGTTCGCTGCGCGCCGAGCCGCTGTCCGAGGCCACGATCGGCCGGATCGTCGAGCGGGCCGAGGGCAACGCCTTCTACGCGGAGGAACTGCTGGCCGCGACGGCGGACGAGCCGGGGGCGGTCCTGCCGAGCGGGCTGGCCGACCTCCTGCTGATCAGGATCGAGCAACTGCCCGGCGCCGCCCAGCAGGTGCTGCGCACGGCGGCCGTGGCGGGCCGCCGGGTCGGGCACGACCTGCTGCGGGAGGCCGTCCAACTCCCCGACGAGGAGCTGGAGTCGGCGCTGCGGGAGGCCGTCGGCCGGCAACTGCTGCTGCCGGGTGAGGGATCGACGTACGAGTTCCGGCACGCCCTCACCCGGGAGGCGGTCTACACGGATCTGCTGCCGGGCGAACGGGCGCGCCTGCACGGGGTGTTCGCGAAGCTGCTGGCCCGCCGGGGCCGGCCGGGGGAGAGCGCCGAACGGGCGCACCACTCGCGCGAGAGCCATGACCTCGCCGACGCGCTGACCGCCTCCGTCGAGGCCGCCGATCACGCGCACGGCATCGGGGCGCCCGCCGAGGAGCTGCGGCATCTGGAGGCCGCCCTCGATCTGTGGTCGTCCGTGGAGTGCGGGGCCCTGCCCCGGGACCTCGACACGGTCACCCTCACCCTGCGCGCCTCGTCCGCCGCCGCGCGTGCCGGGGAGAACCACCGTGCCGTCTCCCTCTCCCGCTCGGCGCTCGCCGGAGCCGGCCCGGACGCCGGCTCCGAACTGGCCGCCCGGGTGCGCTACACCCTCGCCGGTGACCTGATGCGCGTGGACAACCTGGAGGCCGCGTTCCGGTACAGCAGCGAGGCGCTGGCGATGATCCCCGCCGAGCCCCCGTCCCGTACCTGGGTGTGGGCGGCGGCCACGCACGTGATGGCGGCGCGGTACGTGGGGGAGGACGAGGAGGCCGGGCGGGTCGCGCAGGCGGCACTGGGCGTCGCCGGGCGGCTCGGACTGGCCGACGCCGAGGCCGACCTGATCGTCTCCGTCGTCGGCCTCGACCCCCGGAGCAACCGGCGTACCCGGGCGGGCCGTGCGCGGCTGAAGGACGCCCGTGAGCTGGCCGGGCGGGCGGGGAACGTCCCGGTGGAGATGCGCGCCCTGTTCAACCTCGCCGTCGGCTGCTTCGAATCCGGCGACCTCGACGAGTGCCTCGGCTGGCTCTCCGAGGGGCTGGACCGGGCGGGTCGCACCGGGCTGCTCTCCTCCCCGTACCCGGTGGAGATGCGTTATCTGCACTCCCTGTGCCTCTACACGCTGGGCCGCTGGGACGAGTGTGTCCGTTCGGCCGCCGAGGCCGACCGGCTCCCCGTGGCGGGCGGCTACGCGGTCGGGCCCGCCCTGTACGTGGGCCTCGCGCGCGGCGACGAGGGCGCCGCGGAGCGGGCGCGGGCGCTCCTGGACGGGCCGCCCGACTTCATGACCTGCCTCGTCGGGGGCATCGTCCTCACCGAGGCGGCCCTGCTGCGGCACGACCCCGAGGCCGCGGTCGCCCAGTACCGTTCGAGCGTCGCCACCCTCACCGAGCTGGCCGGGGTCCGGCCCGACGCGACCGTCCGGTTGGCGGCGCTCACCCTGGGGGCGATCGCGGACGCGGTGGCACGGCGGCGGTCGGCCGGCGACGAGGAGGGCGTACGGCGCTGGGCGGCCACCGGTGAGGAGCTGGTGCGGGCCGCGCGGGTCACCGCCGCCGAGGGGGAGGACGGGGGCCGGCAGGGGCCGGAGGGACTCGCGTGGCTCAGCCGGGCCGAGGCGGAGTGGACGCGGGTGCGGACCGGGCCCGATGTCGAGGCCTGGCGCACGGTGGTGGACGCGTTCGCGTTCGGTGATCCGTACGAGCGGGCGCGGTGCCGGCTACGGCTGGCGGAGGCGTTGGCGCAAGCGGGCGAGCGGGAGGAGGCCGGGGCCGAGGCACGGGCGGTGGGGGAGACCGCCGACCGGCTGGGGGCCGTGGCGTTGCGCGCCGACCTGGACGACCTGGTCCGTCGGGGGCGGCTGGCGCGGGCCCCGGCGGCCGGGGCCGTACCCGCGCTCACCGCGCGGGAGGGTGATGTCCTGCGGCTGCTCGCGCTCGGGCGCACCAACCGGCAGATCGGCGACGAGCTGTTCATCACCGGGAAGACGGCGAGTGTGCACGTGTCCAACATCCTGGCCAAGCTGGGCGCGGCCAGCCGTACGGAGGCGGTGGCCATCGCGTATCGGGAGGGGTTGATCACGGCGGGGTGA
- a CDS encoding serine/threonine-protein kinase, producing MNDATEVFQPLQADDPPQMAGYRLAARLGAGGMGRVYLSHTQGGRPVAIKVVRPELADDPAFRRRFGREIRAARRVRGAYTAELIDADADGVPPWLATLYVPGPSLAEAVARRGPLPVPAVLWLMAGVAEALQAIHGEGIVHRDLKPSNVLLAADGPRVIDFGISLAADLTSNTATGTAVGTPQFMAPEQATGGAVTTATDVFALGQTAAFAALGEPLYGDGPSVGVLYRIVHSAPDLSLLPEPLRPMMARCLALDPAERPTPAEVVEWCRGRLGRDADTGGGPAVWREVTGPEVSVPPPATAHGATVPHPMPLLSPTRPLGPHGPLVLNGPLVLNRPMRAMGPNGPAGPERPEQRRARRRRTALLTVVAVTGGALLIAGLGWTLKQGVDRYRTRETTSSSTSGGDRSAGSSASPSRSATDPGTKGTADAGTDGERTSGTANPSPTAPGDPQPTAYPMQFLSQTSSVDIRSGRTREDRKGDVRLSCKEILCALESDKSVITMMYADPGATLETCRIALTGAKSHSFTLSGAAAGSEFCVKHPSGDIALLVIQVKSTALGDHEASFVTADMTVWPKKT from the coding sequence TTGAACGACGCGACCGAGGTGTTCCAGCCGCTCCAGGCCGACGACCCACCGCAGATGGCGGGCTACCGTCTCGCCGCCCGGCTGGGCGCGGGCGGCATGGGCCGGGTCTATCTGTCGCACACCCAGGGTGGCAGGCCGGTGGCGATCAAGGTGGTCCGCCCGGAGCTGGCCGACGACCCGGCCTTCCGGCGGCGGTTCGGCCGGGAGATCAGGGCGGCCCGGCGGGTCCGGGGCGCCTACACCGCCGAACTGATCGACGCCGACGCGGACGGCGTACCGCCCTGGCTGGCCACGCTCTACGTGCCCGGCCCCTCCCTGGCGGAGGCCGTCGCCCGGCGCGGACCGCTGCCGGTGCCCGCGGTGCTCTGGCTGATGGCGGGCGTGGCCGAGGCGCTGCAGGCCATCCACGGCGAGGGCATCGTGCACCGCGACCTGAAGCCCTCCAACGTGCTGCTCGCCGCCGACGGGCCCCGGGTCATCGACTTCGGCATCTCGCTGGCCGCCGACCTCACCTCGAACACGGCCACCGGCACCGCCGTCGGCACGCCCCAGTTCATGGCCCCCGAGCAGGCGACCGGCGGTGCGGTCACGACGGCGACCGATGTCTTCGCGCTGGGCCAGACGGCGGCGTTCGCGGCCCTCGGCGAGCCGCTGTACGGCGACGGACCCTCGGTCGGTGTGCTGTACCGGATCGTGCACTCGGCACCCGACCTGTCCCTGCTGCCCGAACCGCTCCGCCCGATGATGGCCCGCTGTCTCGCCCTCGACCCGGCAGAGCGCCCCACCCCGGCGGAGGTCGTCGAGTGGTGCCGCGGTCGGCTGGGCCGGGACGCCGACACGGGCGGCGGGCCCGCCGTCTGGCGCGAGGTCACGGGCCCGGAGGTCTCGGTGCCGCCCCCGGCGACGGCCCACGGGGCCACCGTCCCGCACCCGATGCCCTTGCTGTCGCCGACCCGGCCGCTGGGGCCGCACGGGCCGTTGGTGCTGAACGGGCCGCTGGTGCTGAACAGGCCGATGAGGGCGATGGGTCCGAACGGGCCGGCAGGGCCGGAACGGCCGGAGCAGCGGCGTGCCCGGCGGCGGCGCACCGCGCTGCTCACGGTCGTCGCCGTGACGGGAGGCGCCCTGCTGATCGCGGGCCTGGGGTGGACGCTCAAGCAGGGCGTGGACCGGTACCGCACCCGGGAGACGACCTCCTCCTCGACCTCCGGTGGCGACAGGTCCGCTGGGTCGTCGGCGTCCCCGTCACGGTCCGCGACGGACCCGGGGACGAAGGGCACGGCGGACGCGGGGACCGACGGCGAGCGGACGTCCGGGACGGCGAACCCCTCCCCGACCGCGCCCGGGGACCCCCAACCCACCGCCTATCCCATGCAGTTCCTGTCACAGACGAGTTCCGTCGACATCCGGAGCGGCAGGACACGCGAGGACCGCAAGGGCGATGTCCGTCTTTCCTGCAAGGAGATCCTCTGCGCGCTGGAGAGCGACAAGAGCGTGATCACGATGATGTACGCCGACCCCGGCGCCACCCTGGAGACGTGCCGTATCGCCCTCACCGGCGCCAAGAGCCACAGCTTCACGCTCTCCGGAGCGGCGGCCGGCAGCGAGTTCTGCGTCAAGCACCCCTCCGGAGACATCGCCCTGCTGGTGATCCAGGTCAAGTCGACCGCGCTCGGGGACCACGAGGCCAGCTTCGTCACCGCGGACATGACGGTCTGGCCGAAGAAGACCTAG